Within Topomyia yanbarensis strain Yona2022 chromosome 2, ASM3024719v1, whole genome shotgun sequence, the genomic segment cagttgacttataagccctaatcatatgtttgtcgagaaatcgtattagttcatttgaaaggttattatTGAAATTGCCATAATTCTCCAATCAATTGACCTATCGAACACTTCATAGAGATGCACCGAATATTCGGTCGACCGAATATCCGGACCAAATACCAGACGATTTTGATTTAAGCCGAATATACGGTACGCCGAataattaaacattaaatattcGGTATTCGCTTGAGAGCCGAATATTACTATTTGGTACATCTCAAATTACGAAGATAATTTATTCTGCAATTCCGATATATAATCTGTtgggtttgaaaaaaaaatgttttccatgTCCACTGGAGGAACAACTGTGCATTGTGATGTAGTATATGGGTGAAAGCTTATATGCGATAGTTACGGTTAGGGAATTAATTGAATGGAGTGTAAAATTTATCCAAATTTATTCCTATATATCATAGTCACTGTTACCTTCAAAGCAGGTAATCCAACATTTAACACAAAAACTAGCACTTTAAGTGCATCTTCAATCACTGAAATTGCCAGACGGCATAATTGCTAGCACCGTCCGCACGTGGCCGATACCGTTCCACTGTGATGTTCTCATCGAACACACTATCGACATTGTAGAATCTTCGAAGTTCTTCTATCGCCCGCTCTTCCATTTGTGTGTGAACCAACGATTTGGATTTGATTTTTTCGTAGTACTGCTTCTGCCGACGTTCATCAGCGAGAATTTTGCTAAACTGTCCGTCAGCCGCGGTTATAGAAGATGAGGTTTTACTAGTCGATGGTTTTGGAGAGGAGGCAATCGCACCATTGCTCAATGGAGAGGCAGGTTTGTAGCTTTCCTTTTTATTAGACAGCTTACGGCCGTCACCTGGTGGCGTTATAGCTATAGGGCTTGATTTTGACATATTAGCTGCCGAGTTGTGCAAGTTCTTCCATGGGTTCGATGGCATTACTTGTGCTTCAGGTGAAATCACTTGAATCACCTCTTTTGGTTTGTCAGAGGTAGATGACAGTCGTTTACGCTGCCTTTGCGATAATTTTTGTTTCTGCATAGTAAAATCGCTCAAATTGAACATTGTAACACGACTGCCGCTGTACCCAGAATCGTAGTCTTCGTCTTTTTTGTCCTCTGAAGAGAGATTTGTTTCTTTAGCAGGTGAGGACGTCTTCCCCAGGATAGACTTTAAATTTGAGAAGTTCCCTTCTACCTTAGTTTCATTTTTgactatttcattaattttcacagcGGCTGTAACAGACTTTTTCTTGGGATCCATTACTTTTTGCCAATGTTTTACTTCTATGTCCGGAACAAATTTCGATTCAACAGCAccattgataattttttttccttcattttttaCAACAGGTATCTCCTCAAATGAAAGATCCCTTATGTATTCCATTGCCTCCTTTTCATAGTTTCGTTTTTTCATCTGCAGTTTGGTACTTTTTGGAGTGACCTTCCCTTTAAGTGTTTTGATTTTACCCGTGTTTAATTCAGATTCTCTGGTGCTTAAATCTATGCTGAATCCTTCAACAAAGCGTAGTAAATCTTCATCACTAACAGCATCAGGTGAAGGCGTTATCATTCGATAATCtttcaaatgataaaaatcCTTATAGAAAGCGTCAATCTGTTCCAAAGTCCGCGCATCGATTCCATCCAGAGAACGAAGCTCTAGTAGTTTAGCCAAATTAACACTGATAAACTGCATACAAAGTTCGTTAAGCAACGCACAATTGTACTGAAAGCCGAATTCAATCAGCTCACCAACGTTCTTCAGATTTATCCTATCACTGATCATCACTTCGTACAACCTTTTTAGCTCCGAGATGAAAAATTGATCGCAAATGATGACCATATTCAATAAGAAGCTTTCCGAGTATTTTTGCTCCTGAACTCGTTGGTAATTATTGTCATACAGGAAATCTACAATAGGATCCATATGCTCCAACGAAATTGTCGATAAGTTGACTTTGTTACTCTGCAAAATAAGAAAAGTAGAGATATATACTGGTAGCACATATAAATGATCACTCACTTCGGTCCACGTGTGGCTGAACATCATATTAAAGTACTCGAGCCGAGATATCAGTATGCATTTGTGGGCCTTGATTTCCTGATTATCTTTTAAGATAATGGTGACGTCTCTGAGCTCCGGATACGAGTCGCGTGCCAGTTTTGGAAACTCCTCAATCAATAGATCATTTGACAGTCTGGATTCAAATCatggaaaaaattattaacggATTATATTATCCCTTCAAAGCCGAACTCACTTATTCAATGATTCGTTCAATGCACCAATTTCGAACTGCttaaaaacttttctaagacgTACCGCCATTTCACTTAAGCTTTCACCCCCTTGTTTCGAGTTGGGCTGTAAATATTTAACAAGCTTTTCGACATCATCCCGCGAAATTAACGTATTACAATAGATATACCGCAGCACAAGTTCAAAAATCGGGGCGGCTAGACCGTCATAACCGTTTAGATGAATTTCGCGTTCTCCCGGTCGTTTTTCTATCAACTTTCGTAAATGCCTACACCGATGATAGATTATGAAACGATGAACCGGAAACATTTGGTATTCGACCACAAATACCAGATCATGCACTCCGTCCGACTCGTGCGCTTCATTTAGAAGTGTTCCAAAGTCGTAATTAGATTCTTTCATGTCCGGGATGTTGAAGTAGCGTCGGGAGTTTTCCTAGACAAAAATGTAACATGGAATTAAGACTTAGATATTAGCGGATAATTGTAGTACAACGGGTTTATCAATATAGTTTACTTACCGTTAGAACAGCAAAATTATCCCCATCGTCGTTACAAACAAAGTCTACAATATTGCTCAAATTCTTGATCCGCTTCAGCTCGATCCTGGTCTTATTGGTGATGCTCATTTCTTTTTTCGTGTACGTCTCTGTATATTCACTGGTATGGGCTACCGTTTGAGCATTGAGCTTATGCGTAATTGTTCCATGATACAAATGACCCAACAGTAGGATAAGCGCATGATTATTACACCAAACAATTTTCTCTATCTCCAAATTCCTGGATTGAGCAAACACACAGCGAACAAATTGTTGGCAGTCTTCGTACCAAATGTAAATGTTTTTGGAAATTGTAACAGCTATGATCCTCAGTGGCTTTGATTGCTTCGATGTGTCCTCTTTTTTGGATACAAACTCTCCACCCGACACCGAAATGCATTCAAATGTTTCCATCAGTGGGTTTTTGTACGTTCGCCTCTTGAAGTTGTTGAAAATATATAAATAGCACGATTTAGTGTATACTACAATAGTTGCATTGCTTGATTCCACAATTTTCACCGCATGGTTCCCATTCGTCATCATTGGTTTGTCCTTGGTCAACTCCAACTCCAAGGAAATTAATCGTGGCAGCACAACTGGATTGTATTCCTTCTTCATGCCGAATTGGCCACCGTTGTAACCCCATACGTAAACACCTTCTATGCATACTGCTATTGAGTGGAAGTCCTTAGCTATTATGCGGATAATTTTTTTATCGCTGTAATATAAAAGCATTGAtaatttatttttcactttATATTCTGCTTACTAACGCAAAATTGTGCAAGCCTCCTATTTCTCTAAAAGTTAATTGTTTTTCCGGAGGAGGCTTTATGCCCAACTGGTAGTGGTTGTTCTCTCCGCAGGAATAAATCTGTAAACGGTACACATTGTCTCTAAATATTGTTCACATgagtataataaattaaattaacttACAACATTGTGGCTAGATAACAAAAGTGTGTGGTATCTTCCGGTGCTTACATCGATAAGGTGTTCCTCGGCATTTCTGGTTTGAATGACCAGTTTTGAAGGAGTCACGATTGTATTTTCAGCACCATTCCCTAGCCGTCCTCCTCGTCCATGTCCTGTGGTATAAATATCACctgattttgtcaaaaatgcACTGTGATATGAATTCATTGACATCTTTTGTATCGCTATTCGATTCTTGCGAAAATAGTCTATAAAGTCTGGAATATCCCTGCCTTCAATGTTGCCTATGCCCAGATTGTAGTTTTTGTTTTTACCCCAGACCATCAGTTCATGCCCGATCTCACTGCGAATAAATAAAACTTTGCAATGcacaaataaatattgtcaCAACTTCCTATAATCGCAGGTCATTCTCATGCAAATAAGGATTTCAAAGatcatgaaataaatatgcgattatgggcagtcaTATTGTCACAATTCCTCACTTATCTCTATGCTTCGGTATATTACTGCACAACTGCAACGGATTGACAAAATCCTCATCCGGGGAGTCAATGTTTGCACCATACTTCAGCAACAAGACTGCCACTCCCACACATCCATAGTATATGGCTCGATGCAGCGCTGTATGGCCAGATTCACGATCTTTCAGACTTATGTTTGCACCGTTCTTTATTAGCCATTCCGCTATAGAATATCGCCCTACGGATGCCGCTAAGTGAAGAGCACTTCTCCTCTGAAAGCGAATTATCAAAATTAAAACCTCGATTTGGAACCAGTAAGCTTTGATACCTGATCATCCAAAATATCTGCAAAATTCCGACATGACTTAGCCACGAACGCGGCCAGCAATTCATCGGACACGGATTTTTTCGTGAGGGTAGTAGTGATTGCATTCCCATGGCTCAGCAAGCGACACTTTTTTGTACACTCATAATCGAATGTCGATATCGACACGGACATTGGAATTACACAATCTAGGAAATGAAGTGTCCGGACTAATCAGTGCAGAATATTAATTCCCAATATTCAGTGTCAATAAACAGGTGAATGCGCACGAACGAAGCCGAGCCGGTTTGACAGCCACTGAAGTGCAGGGATCAGGGTgaccagatagaattccttaatatcggtaggatCCAGGTAACTGGcgtccctatctctacatacagagtttgacaataggcaacatcgtttttccaccGATCAATGGGGGTCAGTTcgacaacgtcaaaatcgcttgaaatgtcatcaacaaacagcGGTAGCAGTAAACAATAGAAAACAATACACACTTTCTCTATTTTGATGCAAGCTAAAGTGCTCTTCGTTTGTATTTAGACAAGTTTCGTTAATTTTGTTACAAacaaagttttttatgttgacTACGCCAATATGACGTCATGTCATCCTCCTGGTAGGATCAGAGTTTTTTATAgtagagttgcgtaaagaggattgacaacattggaccaatcattggtcttatttaaattttggcaaccttttatttttagttaaatttcaaatgacttcaTCCGaaccaggtatctgctacgccgccatgatttctacACTGAACAAACTAGAAACGTATTTTTTACCGGAAAATTCAGGTGATGTTAAAAAAATAGGAATCCTTTCAATTTTATGTGATGCACGTAAAATTTAACAACTTGGTAATAAAACTTATTAGATTTTTGAGTGAAGGTTATGTGTCATGTTGATAAAAGTTACGTGAAATTCACATACCTTTTACTGGAGCTCACAGTGAGAAAATTACTGTTTTATAAACTCAAGATGGCGTCAACTGGATATACGCGTTCATTATTGTTGGATGATTTAGGCTTCCCTGAAAGTCTACTAGATGTTTTCGAGCGTAAGATTCATTgatattcaaataaataaacCCTTCTCTataaaatgtttcaattttCAGAGTGCGGGATCGGATTATTCGAAGTAATAACCTTCTCGATTGAAGAGTTACAGTGTCATTTGCAGCAAACGGATGCTGATTGGAAAATTGAGGTTATTTTTGAAGCTATAAGTTCCTGGCGAAAAAGAAATGTAGTTCAATTGATATTTTATGGTAAACACTTATTTTCATATTTGTATCTATTAATTTATAGAAATCAGCGATCCTCAGTGCATTAACCAGCAACGGACTTCCCGGAAATGGAGGAGCAAACGAACCCTGTGAGTCAAGTGGAAGCGTGCTGAATACACATGCACTTGAAAGAGAGCAGCGGGGCTTATTACTTACACCCGTCAATGAATCGACCGATTCGGGAATTGTGTCTACAAAAACAGTAGGCTGTGTACCccttgaaataagaagtcagaTTGACTCTGATTCATTATGTACCGGAAATGAGTCCTCAAAAATACTGGACGAACTTGAGCTGCTAGATGTAAGCCAGAGCACGCCATCAGTGTCGTCGAATGGCGAGGCGGAACTAGCGACTGCTAGTGTTTCAGGTAGGATTATTTCAAATTTGCTAATACGGTGCAAAGTTCCATCATTTGAATTGCATTTAAAACGTCGAATAAAGCAATACACGCGCGTTttaacgttcaatatttttatcaatactagacaGTATTGACTAAAgcattgtacgtgtaatggaaaaaaaatgtattgacgatgtgtatttcaaatgggattggcGTATTAAAGTAATATCGTCAACACTCgcattgaaaaaatattgaacgtgtaagagCCGCTTTAGTGCATTTGACATAATACCTTCACATAAAGCATTCTAGCTAACAGCAACTGCACTTGTATTTATCTTTTCCTATTCTTCTTGCAGCTAGTTTTAATGACGGGATCGGAACGAACGAAACCGAGCGTAGACAGGAAAAACAAAACAACGAGGAACACCCACCATATTCATCTGATACTGTGTTTTCTCCAAGCATTTTAGCAGCGCTCTTGAAAAATTCAGAGGAAGGGAAAGATATTTTGCGTAGATCAACACTTGGCGAACTGAGCGAGGCCAAACAACTGGCATTAGCTGGTATTATCGCAAAATATCATCTGGCGACTAAGGATCAACTTCGCGTGGATGATTTGGAGAGATATGCTTTGGCTATAACCACAATCTTTAAATCGGAACGCAAGGTATAACCCATACACATTTTATATTACGCATGGGACATAAAAAGAACATACTTTCTATTGTAGGAGAGTTATTACATTCCCCGAGGTGGAGACCGTCGTAATCACGGcggtaaaataataaataaaattggaaatttaaaacaaaagaagagaaAAAGCGACGCaaaggaagaacatttgaaAAAACTCAAATCAGGCGAGTCAACATGCGATGCACCCTCCGACAGCAAACAATCGATTGAAGCATATGAATGGTTAGCTTTGAATGATACGCCGTGGTCTACAGTACTTGACAAATGGTCAATAAGTTTTGATTCGCGTAAAACGATACTAGGAGACAAAAAGCTCGTCAAAAAAGCCTTAAGATTGTATGGGCATTACAAAAATTCGAATGGTTTTCAGTTGGTAAATCAACTACTACGAATACtactaataaaaataataagttTTCATTTTTAGATTGATATTGATTTTCGACTACTCACATTGGAACTAGTGGATTGCAAGTATTAGTTGCTATTCGCCCTGCGTTAATTGCTTACATTTCAAACACGGCGTTGGATCCATCTGCTGAAGGTTTATTGAGATTATTGAAAAGCACTACTACAAGCGAAGGTACTCTTTTGAGTGTGATAGTGAATTTATGAGAcaattatttatatattttccgATTTCTTCATTTTTAGATGTTAAACATTGTGCGCTGTTGCTAGGATTGCACACAGTACTACCTCCAATCGCAGCAGTATCCCGATACAAACCCACAATCTGTACGGCCCAAGACGATACCATTGTCTTTGCAGAATCTTTAGACGCAGCTATAGAAAAAGTTCGAACAATCTGTATGGGCTACGAGGAACGCAATCTACCAATTGTTCCAAAATTAATTACTATTGGAACAGAAGTATCTCGAATCGATGGCCCATTTTATATATGGTATAACGAAATACTCTATGAAGTGAACACAGCTGCAAGAGCAACGGACGTACTTCTAAAGCTGTCTGCAATATTCGGATTACCTTTTTCGAAGGTGTCTAAGTTGGTGTGGCACTTCATAAGCTCTTATGCATATTCGATCCGCCAGCGTGAGTCATATGCTGCAATAAATCGTCTGGAAAAGTATCTGTCTGCTCAGCACATATCATCAGTAACCAAAAATGATTAGTTGTATGCTATCTGACTGTAAGTTTATATTTTCTAATGTAAGCGATTATTTCGATCATCTTAAAAATTACCATGTAGTACCAGTAGATTATCGGTATAGATGTACTGTAATGAATTGCAATCAACTTTTTTCAAAGCTGTATCCTTTTAAAAAGCACATGAGCAGGCATTCAATAACAGGTTTAGCAACAGAAAGCTTTTGTCACCAGTCAAATAAATCGAATCATGAGAGCAGGGAATCAAACTACAGccaaaattcaaataaaaaacaaaaagttgattcaaatgaacaaaatactCTTTCAAAATACCTATCTCCAACGTTTGAAGCGATTGATAAATCAACGGCGGATTTTACGTTAAGTATGCATATGAAGAACAATTTTACGCGCAAGGATGTATACGACATTCAACGTAGAGTCTCATTAATCTTCAAAGAAGTTGCTTGCCAAATGGAATTGTTGGATTTAAAGTTTGCAGATCCTGAAATTGagtttaattttaaatgttatcTCTCCaaacttaaataaatgtttTCTTTAATCAGTTCAGACCACAACTTTTTTAAGTATTTACGCGCACATGGATTTAAATTGCCTGTAATCATTGCTATTGAAAATGATAACATTATTAATAAGCCAGCCGATGTAGTGAATGAGTTGGGCATCGAACCAAACTGTAGTTATCTAATGTTAATGCCAGTTGAATAtcaaattaaaacattttttgaatgtGGAGCATTATTAGAGAAAACTATCAGTAACACGGTAGAACTTGAAAAGACATCGGACATTAAAAACTTTGTTGCTGCTAGTAGATGGAAACAAATccgagaaaaatataaaaacgacATTATCATTCCAATCTGGATTTACAGTGATGAATTTGAGGTAAATGACCCCCAAAGctctcatagtaatagacattCCATATGTGGCATATATTACAGTTTTCCAACGTTCCCTGAAGAATTTCAAGGGAAATTATGCAATATATTTGTAGCAGGAATGCTAAAAAAAGTTGACATCAAGGTAGTTGGATTCAATAAGCTACTATATGCCCTTATAGAGAAGTTTAAAGGTTTAGAAGAAGTTGGAATCACGTTTATGCTTAACAGACAAGCAGTATTAATTAGGTTCGTCTTATGTTTGGTACAAGGAGATAACTTAGGAGTGCATACAATGCTACTTTTATCAAGTGGTTTTAATGCTACCTTTTATTGCCGGTTCTGTAGACGACCTAAAGAATTGCTTAAGAAGGACGTGATAGAACATGCAGATTGTATGCGTCGAAGACAAGATTATGATGAAGATATTGATATTGGGCGACATTGTGATACTGGTATTGCAGGCAACTCTATATTCAATAATCTGCCATCCTTTCATGTAATCGAAAATCGTAGTGTAGATGCTATGCACGACATTTTCAGCAATGGAATTTGTAAATACGGTTTCACTGAGGCACTAGACTATTTCATTTATACTAAAAGATACTTCACAGTTAGTGAATTCAATACACGACGAAAGATATTTGCTAAGTTGTGCCTAGATAGCGAAATGA encodes:
- the LOC131682527 gene encoding inhibitor of Bruton tyrosine kinase, coding for MSVSISTFDYECTKKCRLLSHGNAITTTLTKKSVSDELLAAFVAKSCRNFADILDDQRRSALHLAASVGRYSIAEWLIKNGANISLKDRESGHTALHRAIYYGCVGVAVLLLKYGANIDSPDEDFVNPLQLCSNIPKHRDNEIGHELMVWGKNKNYNLGIGNIEGRDIPDFIDYFRKNRIAIQKMSMNSYHSAFLTKSGDIYTTGHGRGGRLGNGAENTIVTPSKLVIQTRNAEEHLIDVSTGRYHTLLLSSHNVIYSCGENNHYQLGIKPPPEKQLTFREIGGLHNFADKKIIRIIAKDFHSIAVCIEGVYVWGYNGGQFGMKKEYNPVVLPRLISLELELTKDKPMMTNGNHAVKIVESSNATIVVYTKSCYLYIFNNFKRRTYKNPLMETFECISVSGGEFVSKKEDTSKQSKPLRIIAVTISKNIYIWYEDCQQFVRCVFAQSRNLEIEKIVWCNNHALILLLGHLYHGTITHKLNAQTVAHTSEYTETYTKKEMSITNKTRIELKRIKNLSNIVDFVCNDDGDNFAVLTENSRRYFNIPDMKESNYDFGTLLNEAHESDGVHDLVFVVEYQMFPVHRFIIYHRCRHLRKLIEKRPGEREIHLNGYDGLAAPIFELVLRYIYCNTLISRDDVEKLVKYLQPNSKQGGESLSEMAVRLRKVFKQFEIGALNESLNKLSNDLLIEEFPKLARDSYPELRDVTIILKDNQEIKAHKCILISRLEYFNMMFSHTWTESNKVNLSTISLEHMDPIVDFLYDNNYQRVQEQKYSESFLLNMVIICDQFFISELKRLYEVMISDRINLKNVGELIEFGFQYNCALLNELCMQFISVNLAKLLELRSLDGIDARTLEQIDAFYKDFYHLKDYRMITPSPDAVSDEDLLRFVEGFSIDLSTRESELNTGKIKTLKGKVTPKSTKLQMKKRNYEKEAMEYIRDLSFEEIPVVKNEGKKIINGAVESKFVPDIEVKHWQKVMDPKKKSVTAAVKINEIVKNETKVEGNFSNLKSILGKTSSPAKETNLSSEDKKDEDYDSGYSGSRVTMFNLSDFTMQKQKLSQRQRKRLSSTSDKPKEVIQVISPEAQVMPSNPWKNLHNSAANMSKSSPIAITPPGDGRKLSNKKESYKPASPLSNGAIASSPKPSTSKTSSSITAADGQFSKILADERRQKQYYEKIKSKSLVHTQMEERAIEELRRFYNVDSVFDENITVERYRPRADGASNYAVWQFQ
- the LOC131679959 gene encoding uncharacterized protein LOC131679959, whose protein sequence is MNRPIRELSQIDSDSLCTGNESSKILDELELLDVSQSTPSVSSNGEAELATASVSASFNDGIGTNETERRQEKQNNEEHPPYSSDTVFSPSILAALLKNSEEGKDILRRSTLGELSEAKQLALAGIIAKYHLATKDQLRVDDLERYALAITTIFKSERKESYYIPRGGDRRNHGGKIINKIGNLKQKKRKSDAKEEHLKKLKSGESTCDAPSDSKQSIEAYEWLALNDTPWSTVLDKWSISFDSRKTILGDKKLVKKALRLYGHYKNSNGFQLIDIDFRLLTLELVDCKY